Proteins encoded within one genomic window of Episyrphus balteatus chromosome 1, idEpiBalt1.1, whole genome shotgun sequence:
- the LOC129907739 gene encoding holotricin-3-like: protein MKKVLICCILVVLLVSALALPDPEPQGEHNRKGGNHGGGGGSKGSSGHGRSSGGGGSHHGGGGSHGGGKGGSHGRSKSQGH, encoded by the exons ATGAAGAAAGTACTG ATTTGTTGTATTTTAGTTGTACTTCTTGTAAGTGCTTTAGCATTGCCAGATCCAGAACCTCAAGGTGAACATAATAGAAAAGGAGGAAATCACGGCGGTGGCGGCGGTTCTAAAGGCAGTAGCGGTCATGGACGTTCATCAGGAG GTGGAGGTAGTCATCATGGAGGAGGTGGAAGTCATGGTGGTGGAAAAGGTGGAAGTCATGGACGTTCCAAGTCTCAAGGACattaa
- the LOC129905968 gene encoding uncharacterized protein LOC129905968, translating into MAKFMIILATLFAFATSTLLHKGKGYGSGLKNYQNNKESQQGFEGQGSQQGSIFGETSHDEQVFGGQWSAFVKNSQKQQSFGADAYAFGNSGHQQQGFEGQGSHQGNLFGKDGQNHQILGQQGSLFGKIGHEQQVIGGQGNLFGKGGHEHQTFESQGSQQGSLIGKIKNRKQQVLGRIGSLLGKGSHEQQAFKEEGSRQGSLFGNKQQGFEGQGSQHGSVFGKIGHEQKVLGGQGSLFGQSSHEQQNFGGQGSVFGKGGHDHHDFEGQGSQHGALFGKDGHGQQSFGGNENYKQQSFEEQKSLEESIFGKAGHGQQGFVGQGSLYGKGNHEDQAVGIQWSAYEKSGQEQQVLGGQGSLIGKGHYEHQVFGGNSSPLGLIGHGHQDFATHRNVHDHGHGYGHKNGRK; encoded by the exons aTGGCGAAATTCATG ATCATCTTGGCAACTCTATTTGCGTTTGCTACAAGTACACTATTACATAAAGGTAAAGGATACGGAAGTGGCcttaaaaactatcaaaataataaagaatCACAACAAGGTTTTGAAGGACAAGGAAGTCAGCAAGGAAGTATTTTTGGAGAAACCAGTCACGACGAACAAGTTTTTGGAGGACAGTGGAGCGCCTTTGTAAAAAATAGTCAAAAGCAGCAGAGTTTTGGTGCAGATGCATATGCTTTCGGTAATAGTGGTCACCAACAGCAAGGTTTTGAAGGACAAGGAAGCCATCAGGGAAATCTTTTCGGTAAAGACGGTCAAAATCACCAAATTTTAGGACAACAAGGGAGTCTTTTCGGAAAAATTGGTCACGAGCAGCAAGTTATAGGAGGACAAGGAAATCTTTTCGGAAAAGGTGGTCACGAACACCAAACTTTTGAAAGTCAAGGAAGCCAACAAGGAAGCCTTAtcggaaaaatcaaaaatcgtaAGCAACAAGTTTTAGGACGCATAGGAAGTCTTTTAGGAAAAGGCAGTCACGAACAGCAAGCTTTTAAAGAAGAAGGCAGTCGTCAAGGAAGTCTTTTCGGAAACAAGCAGCAAGGTTTTGAAGGACAAGGAAGCCAGCACGGAAGTGTCTTTGGAAAAATTGGTCACGAGCAGAAGGTTTTAGGAGGACAAGGAAGTCTTTTTGGGCAAAGCAGTCATGAGCAACAAAATTTTGGTGGACAAGGAAGTGTCTTCGGAAAAGGTGGTCACGATCATCATGATTTTGAGGGACAAGGGAGCCAACATGGAGCTCTTTTCGGAAAAGACGGACACGGACAGCAAAGTTTTGGAGGAAATGAAAATTATAAGCAGCAAAgttttgaagaacaaaaaagtCTTGAGGAAAGTATTTTTGGTAAAGCCGGTCACGGACAGCAAGGTTTTGTGGGACAAGGTAGTCTCTATGGGAAAGGTAATCACGAAGATCAAGCTGTTGGAATACAATGGAGTGCCTATGAAAAAAGTGGTCAGGAGCAACAAGTATTAGGGGGACAAGGTAGTCTGATCGGTAAAGGTCATTACGAGCATCAAGTTTTTGGAGGAAACAGTAGTCCATTAGGACTAATTGGTCATGGACATCAAGATTTTGCAACTCACCGAAATGTTCATGACCATGGTCATGGTTATGGTCATAAAAATGGTCGTAAATAA
- the LOC129907407 gene encoding keratin-associated protein 6-2-like has protein sequence MFKFLALIVILVVVVSVSAFPAAEDEAKPAPNALPDKANEADLEAGEGSDLKPAETFGFGYYPSYGYGRGYGGGYGGWGYSGGYGRYSGYRRGWGGYGGYPSGYYW, from the exons atgTTCAAA TTTCTTGCCCTTATTGTGatccttgttgttgttgttagtgtAAGTGCATTTCCGGCAGCAGAAGACGAAGCTAAACCAGCACCAAATGCATTG CCTGACAAAGCAAACGAAGCCGATTTAGAAGCTGGCGAAGGAAGTGACCTCAAGCCAGCGGAAACATTTGGTTTTGGATATTATCCAAGCTACGGATATGGTCGCGGATATGGCGGCGGATATGGTGGCTGGGGATACAGTGGCGGTTATGGACGCTATAGTGGATACAGACGCGGATGGGGAGGCTATGGTGGATATCCTAGCGGTTATTATTGGTAG